The genome window AGTTATGCCAGAGATTGCAAATGCAATAACAGACAAAGTAAATAGTATACATGACTATAGTATAATACCAACCCTGAGTGAAGATAATAAAAATTTAGTAGTTTTGTTGGACGAATCACAAGATACTAAATTTATAGAAGCAGTAAAAAGTCAAATTATAAGAAAAGATTTAGTTAAAAATGTAGGTAAAAGCTTTAAGATAGTTTATACACCTCTTTGTGGAACAGGGAATATTCCAATAAGAAGAGCATTAAAAGAAGTGGGTTTTGAAAATATAATTGTAGTTCCAGAAGAAGAAAATCCAGACCCAAATTTCGCAGGGCTTGATTATCCAAATCCAGAAGAGAAAAAAGCTTTAAATAGAGGTATATTACTTGCAAAAGAAAAAGGAGCAGACCTCGTAATAGCAACTGACCCAGATTGTGATAGAGTAGGTGTAGCAGTAAAAACTACTACAGGAGAGTATGCTCTACTTACAGGAAATCAAATTGGTGGTATGTTGACACATTATATAATAGAAGGATTAAAGGAAAATAATAAATTAAAAGAAAATTCTACAATGATAAAAACCATAGTTACATCAGAATTTGGAGCAGATATAGCTAAAGCAAATAATGTTGATGTGTTAAATGTTCTTACAGGTTTTAAATTTATTGGTGAAAAAATAAAATTATTTGAACAAGATAAAAACAGAAGTTATGTATTTGGATATGAAGAAAGTTATGGTTATTTAGTTGGTACTCATGCAAGAGATAAAGATGGTGTAGTTTCTTCATTATTGATATCTGAAATGGCGGCATTTTACTATTCAAAAGGTATGAGTTTATATGAAGGCTTAATAGAGCTTTATAAAAAATATGGATTTTTTAAAGAACAGACTATATCTTTGACTTTAAAAGGTATAGAAGGTGTAGAAAAGATAAAAGAAATAATATCTTACTTTAGAGAGAATCAAATTGATTATATAAACAGTATTAAAGTAGTTGATAAAAAGGATTATAAAAATGGTATAGATAATCTTCCTAAATCCGATGTTTTAAAATACTTTTTGGAAGATGAATCTTGGGTAGCTATAAGACCATCTGGAACAGAACCAAAACTTAAATTTTACATAGCTGTAAAAGGAGTTAGTGATATTGAAGCAGATAAAAAGATTCAAGGTTTAAAAGAGTATATAGATACCATGGTTGAAAAATTAAAATAAAATATTATTATTTTATAATAATAATTTGTTTAGCTGAAAATTATAATTTACTTTCATTGAGTAGAATATGGAAATGTTAGTAGAATTGTTATTTTCAGCTTTTATTTGTGTTATTTTTACTTAAATAATTATATTATGGTATGAATCTGAGTATAATTAGTATTGTATAATGAAATTAATTTGAGAGAAAAGAGGATATTTATGTTTGGTATAGATAAAAAATTGATTGAATATATAATTGCAAAATCCAATTACAGTGAATTAAGTTCAAAGTCAGCAGAAGTATCTTTCTTCTTAATGTTGTCCATATTTCCTTTTTTGATATTTACAATAAGTTCTATAGCATATATACCAATTCTTCATTTAAATAAATATATAGCTTTGTTTAGAAATATGATGCCAGAAGGAGCTTTTGCTGTATTATCTTCAATCATAGTTTCTGCAATAGACAATAGAAATCTAAAATTTTTAGCTGTTAGTTTTATACTTACTATGTGGACATTTTCAAGAGCAGTAAAAGCTCTTATTAAAGGAATGAATAGAGCTTATAAAGTTAAAGAAACTAGGTCTTTTTTTAAGATTCTATATATATCATTTTTATTTACAATAATGCTTTTGGTACTTATTTTTTTATCTATGATATTTCTAGTTTATGGAGAAAAAATAGGTTATTTTATTTTTAACCTTATAGGATTGGATGAGATATTCATAAAAATATGGGATATTCTAAGATACACTGTAGGTATAATAACAATAATAGTAATATTTACACTTTTATATAAATATACTCCAAATAAAAGATTAACTATTAAAGAATCTGCGCCAGGCGCTATTTTTGCTACATTCGCTTGGTTTTTAGTATCATTTTTATATTCTTATTATACAAATTACTATGCTAACTATGAAGTAATCTATGGAAGTATAGCTGAAATAATTGTACTTATGACATGGATGTATTTTAGCAGTTGGTCTATCGTTATTGGTTATGAAGTAAATTCAAGACTGTATTTTAGAAAGATAAGAAATGAAATGTTAAAGTAATATATTAAAATAAAATATAGTGCTTAATATTATAAATGTAATTTAATTAATGCAAAAATATTGACATTTAAGTTAAAAAGTCTAGAATTTTTCTGGGCTTTTTTTATTTTTAATACAACTTGACAAATTTTATTTTATGAGATAATTTTAATTTATAATCATCTTTAAAAGGATGACTATTGACAAGCAAAGTGTTAAATAGAGCAAAAGAGTGAAGAGACTATATCTTTAAAGGATAAGTATATCCATTGGTTGGAATGGTAAATATACCAAATAAAGGTTATGATCCTGATGAGTTAATATCTGTGTTTTCAAATAGTACAGGATTTAGTCCTGTATTTTTATATGTGCTTGTATCTCCAATTACCCACAGGCACTAGAACAAGTTACTATAATTAGATTTTGGAAAAAAGCGACACAAATAATTATAAACAAATAATAAATTACATAAAATTAAATTTATTCACAAGTATACCTTATAAAATATGTTATAATTAATAGAAAATTGTCATATAATTACTTAAGGAGTATTAGTGTAAATAAGATTGAGAGGTAGTGGTTAGAATATGGATACCCATAATAAATATGTAAGTTTTATAAAAAATATACCTGTACCTTTTTTATATTGTAGAATTATAAAGAGACAAGGAGATATAGAATATCGAGTTGAATATATAAGTAAGGGTATGGGCAAATTACTACGATTAGAAGAAGGTAGTTGTGATAAAAATATATTAGATATATTGCCTGTATTTAAGTCTAAAAAATATTTCAAAGAGTTGTTCTCAGATGAGGTAGATTGTATAAAAAGATACATTCCAACACTTAAAACTTGGATAAACATAAAAAAACAGATAATAGGGGATTCATACATAATTTTGTATTTTGGTAAAATTGTATTTGATTATAGACAGATAATAGATTCTCTTGATAAAAAGGATAAAGTAGCCTATATTAAAGATGAAGAAGGCATATATATAGATTGCAGTGAAAATTTAATACCAATATTAAATAACAACATTAAAACGACAAAAGATATATTTGGGAAAAATGATATCGAAGTATGGGGAGAGAGTACTGGCAAATTGTTTGGAGATGATTATAGAGAAGGAGTATCTAGTAAAAAAAAATTTTTACAAAGCCTCCTTGAATATGAAGAAACTTTCTTTATGGTTGAAAAATATTTTTTGTATGATGAAGATGAACTTTTAGGTACTATAGGGATAATAGACAATATAATATACAGTGGATACAGTAATAAAAATTATAACTCAAAAGATTTAATGAAAATGATAGAGTATTCAATTCCAGAGAATATGTTTTATAAAGATGTGTATGGAAATTACATTGGATTTAACTCAGGTTTTTTGAATTTAGCTTGTATGAATAAAGCAGAATTATTAGGAAAGAATAGTTACAAAATATCAGAAGAGGAAGCTTTAATAGATAAGATATTTGAAAGTGATAGGGGTGTAGTTGAAAATAAAAAAGTAGTTACATTTGAATTAAATATAAATAGGAATGAGGAAAACAAGTGTATTGAGATTACAAAAAGACCATTTTTTGATAACTATGGAAGTGTCATTGGAATAATTGGAACAGCAAGGGATATAAGTAGAAGAAAAAAACTAGAAGAGGAAATTGATAAAACTAGAATGGAATTTTTTGCAAATTTATCTCATGAACTCAAAACACCTATAAATTTAATATCATCTTCATTACAAGTTATAGAAAAAAAAGAAGCAGATTTAATAGAATCAAATGATACTTTAAAAAGAAATTTAGGTATAATAAAACAGAATGGAAATAGAATACTAAGGTTAGTAAATAATGTTATAGACTTTACAAAAATGCAGTCAGGATATTTGGATTTTAGCCCAGAAGAATCTGACATAATTGCATTTATAGAAGATATATGCATGTCTGTAGCTGACTTTGCAAGTCAAAATAATATACAGCTTACATTTGATACAGAAATAGAAGAATTTTCAATGCTATTTGATTCAGAAAAATTGGAAAGAATAATATTAAATTTACTTTCTAATGGAATTAAGTACAATAAGGAAAATGGAAAAATAAACATATTTTTATATGTGAAGGATAATGTATTTAATATGAAAATATCAGATAGTGGCATAGGTATACCAAAAGAAAAAATAGATAAAATATTTAATAGATTTGAACAAATTGACAATGAACTTTCCTACAGAGTTAAAGGAAGTGGAATTGGACTTTCATTGGTAAAATCTTTGGTTGAGTTGCATGAGGGTAGTATATCTTTAAAAAGTCAACTTGGTATTGGAAGCGAATTTATAGTTTCATTGCCTGCTAGAAGTAAAAATAATATTGAAAAATACAACTATAAAAGAGAAATCAGCAATGAACTAAGTAAAAAATTAGAAATAGAATTTTCGGATTTATAAGTTTAAGTATAAAAAATAAAATTTTAAAAAGGTATTGACAATTGATTTATAAGGGTTTAAAATAAATTACAACATAATAAATAAAAAAGCGATGAATAGGAAGAGTAAATCTAATTCGATTGCCAGAGAGAGAAGTCCATCGGCTGGAAGACTTTTTAAATTAGAGGGATTGAAAACTACCTAGGAGCTACTTTCTGAAGTTATCTGTATCAGTAGATTTTAGTAAGAATAGTCGTTAACTGCGTTAAAGTGTAAAGTGAGTTTTCATAATAGATGAAAACTAAATTAGGTGGAACCGCGGGAATAATACTCTCGTCCTTATGTTATAAGGATGAGAGTTTTTTGTTATTTAAAAATATAAATAGTAATTATAATAATTATAAAATAAAAAAGCGATGAATAGGAAGAGTAAATTTAATTCGACTATCAGAGAGGAAAGTTCACAGGCTGAAAGACTTTCTAAGTTTGAGAAATTGAAAACTACCTAGGAGCTGTGGTCTGAAGTTGCTTTAAAAAGTTTTAGTAAGACTGACCGTTAACTGCGTTAAAGTCTAAAGTGGATTTTATCAATAAATGATAAAATCAAATTGGGTGGAACCGCGAGTATGGACTCGTCCCTTTGTATAGGGATGAGTCTATTTTTATTGCAATAAAAGATTGAAAATAAAAAAAAATCGGAAAATTATAAATTTAGGAGGAAAATAAAATGAAGAATAAAGTAAAAATTGGAGTACTAGGATATGGAATTGTAGGAAGTGGACTTATAGATATAATAGATAATAATAAAGCAAAAAGAAACATAGAAATAGTTGGAATTTTAGTTAATAATTTAGAAAAACATAAGGGAAAAAAATACTCTAATATAATAACTAATAATATAGATGATATATTTAATAAAGATATAGATATACTTGTTGAAGTTATGGGTGGTTTAGAACCAACATTATCTTATATTAAAAAAGCGTTAAATGATAAAATTCATGTTGTTACAGCAAATAAAGATTTGTTAGCTGAATGTGGAGATGAACTTGCAAAATTAGCCAGTGAAAATAAAGTAAGTATCAAATTTGAAGCTTCAGTTGCAGGAGGTATACCAGTATTAAAACCAATAATAGAATCACTAGAAGGAAATAACATAGATAGTATAAATGCTATTTTAAATGGAACTACTAACTTCATATTATCTAAAATGTATGATGAGAATCTATCTTATGATATGGCCTTAAGACAGGCTCAAGAATTAGGTTTTGCTGAAGCAAATCCAGAGTCTGATGTACTAGGGTATGATGCTGCTAGAAAACTATCAATATTATCAACTCTAGCTTATGATAATAGAGTGTATTGGAAAGATGTGTATTTAGAAGGAATTACAGATATAGATGAAAAAGATATTGAATATGCAAAAAAATTAAATTGTAAAATAAAATTAATTGGTCAAAGTAAGTATGAAAACGATAAAGTAAGTGCTTTTGTTAGACCTGTTTTAGTAGAAAAAGACAATATTCTTGCTAGAATAGACAATGAGTTTAATGCTGTCATAGTGAATGGAGATTCAGTAGGAGAAGTTTCTTTTGTAGGTAAAGGAGCTGGAAGTTTAGCAACAGGAAGTGCAGTTTATTCAGATATTATAGATATAATAGATAATAGAGTTTCAAGTATAGATTCTTTTACTAAAGATAAAATACAAGTTAATAAAATAGTTAGAGAAAAGTGTGGAGCACTTCTTAGATTTAAAAAATGTAATAAAGATGAAATTCTAGACATAGTTGAGAATTGCTTAGTAAAATTCGATGTTTTAAATGATGATGATGAACTTGCTATTATGGTTTATGCTGACTCTGAATATGAAATAAACAACAGTTTATGTCTGATAAAGGATAAAGGATATTGCGAAAAAATGAATAAAATGTTGAAAATAGGTTAAAAAAGAAAAAATATAAGTTTGTATGTAACATATTTTGAATATTTTAATACTATATAGTATGAGATGAAACAAAACATCTCATAAAAAAATTAAAATTAAAGGGAGAGATATGTTATATGGAAAATAAAAAATATGCAAATGGTGGTTATTCAGAAGATTGGTATGAAAGAGGAGAATCTACAGCTAAATGGTTCAAAAATGATAGAGAAGAATATGAAAGAGAAGAATATGAAAGAGAAGAATATGACGAAGGTAGAGAAAGAAGAGGTTCAAATTCAGGAGAAAATAGACCTAGAAATTGTGAACAATTTAGAAGAGAAGCTGAAAGAAGACAAAGAGAAGCTAGAGAAGCGTTTTGTGAATCTGCAGAAAGAAAAAAAGAAGCATTAGCATATGAATGTGAAGCTAGAAAATTATGGGAAAAAGCAGAAAAATACTGGGATGAATATTCAGAGTACAATTATGAGGGAATAGAATCTTTAGCAGAAGCTGCTAGACTATTTGATAAAGGTATGGAATGTGAATCTAGAAGAAGTGGAAATAATGGAGGAAACAATAATAATTGCCATAAATGCCATAAATGTAATTGTAACTGCTGTAGAAAATAAAAGAATTTCATTGACAAATCAATAGTTAAAATATATCATATTATGTATAATAAAGAGAAAATTCAGAAAAACATTAATGATTAGAAGAAATATAAGTATAGTTATTAGACAAATAGTGCTCAGTTAGTGAGGCGAGTACAATATGATTAGACTCCTATCCTCTGGCTTTTAATAGAGGGTGGGAGTTTTTATTTATTGATATATCTTAAATGAGAATAATATTGAAAAACTAGGAGGTAAAAAATGAAGAGTATTAAAATATCAAGTACGAAAGAAAAGGTAGATGAAAAAGTTTTAAGAGAGCAAGTAAGCTCTATAATAGAAGATATAAGAAGAGATAAAGATGTTGCACTTAAAAAATACAATGAGAAGTTTGATAGAAATACAAGAAATGAATTTAGAATTACTAAAGAAGAGATAAAAGAAGCTTATAAGCATGTAGATGACGAATTTATAAATAACTTGAAGATTGCTGCTGAAAATATAAGGGAATTTGCTAAGGCTCAAAAATCAAGCTTTGAAAGCTCTTTTGAAAAGGAAATTTATCCAGGTGTAATCCTAGGGCAAACTAATATTCCAATAGAGTCATGTCTTGCATATGTTCCTGGTGGTCAGTATCCATTGTTTTCAACAGCTCTTATGCTTATAATACCTGCAAAAGTCGCAGGAGTAAAAAGAATAGTGGCATGTTCACCAACTATGAAAAATACTGAAGATATAAATCCTAAAACATTGGTAGCCATGGATATAGCAGGGGCTGACGAAATATATGCAACTGGGGGAGTTCAAGCTATAGCAGCGTTTACATATGGTACAGAAAAAATTAATCCAGTTGACATAATCGTAGGTCCAGGAAATAAGTTTGTAACTGAAGCTAAAAGACAATGCTATGGTCAAGTAGGAATTGATTTTGTGGCTGGTCCAAGTGAAGTTCTTATAATAGCCGATGAAACTTCAAATCCAGTTTATATTGCAGCTGACTTATTAGCACAATGTGAGCATGATTTAAATGCAAGAGGTATATTGTTGACAAATAGTTTAGAAATAGCGCAAGAAGTTGAAAAAAATATAGAAATTATGCTAAAAGATTTGCCAACGAAGGATATAGCATATAGTTCATGGGAAAATAATGGAGAGATAATTCTGGTTGATGATATAGAGGAAGCCATTAAAATAAGTAATTTTTATGCACCAGAACATTTAGAAGTTGCAGTAAATAAGTATGATGATATTTGTGATAGATTAACGAACTATGGTTCTTTATTTATTGGAAATCTTTCTGCTGAGGTATTTGGTGACTATGTTTCAGGTACCAATCATACATTACCAACACTTAAAGCATCAAGGTATACTGGTGGTGTTTGGGTTGGAACTTTTATAAAAACTTGTACAAAGCAGATATTTAATGAAAAGGCTATACAATCATTAGCACCTGTAGCTGAAAAGCTAGCAAAAGAAGAGGGCTTATATGCACATGCAAAGGCAGCTGAGGTTAGATTTAAAAAATAGTATAAAATTCTGCTATTGTAAATCTAGATTTCGTATTAGATAAAGGATAGGAAAATGCCGCCGACCTGAATAAACACTATATTTTATAGGTCGTCGGCGTTTCTTTTATACCTGTATATGAGGGGATAATACTACTGAACATTGATTCCACTTTTAAGATTGAGTTCAATGACAAATTTACATTTTTATTATATATATTCAGGCAGATAATTGCAACTGGTTTTGTATGACGATATTTTATTTTAGTCAATAGTATAATATGTGTATTTATGTCATGAAAAGAATAGGAACAGTAAAATTTAGTCAGGAAGAATAATTATGAAGCGGACAATAGATAAATTTAATTTTAAGTTTTTATTGAAAATTTATTGACAAATTTAACCTGTAAATATTATACTAAACTTAATAAATAAAGTTTATAAAGTAAGGTGTTGTTTATGAAAAATATAGTTGGAAAACCACAAACGATAAAAAAAGTAAATGAAGATTTAATAAAAAATATTATAAAAAATGAGGGTCCTATAACAAAACCAGAAATTTCAAGCATTACTGAATTGAGTTTAGCTACAGTTAATAAGATTGTAGAGCAATTAGCTTTGAAAAATGAAGTTAAAGTAAGTGGATTGAGTGAATCTACTGGAGGAAGAAGAGCTCAATTATTTGAAATAAATGCAAACTTAGAACACATAATAGCTTTATATTATTATAGAAATAGTTGTATAGGGGTAGTTGCCAATTTATTAGGTGAAATAATTTATCAAGAAGAATTTAATATAAGAATGGATACGTATGAAAACGTTAACCAAGATACTTTTTTTGTTATAGATACTTTAATCAAAAAGGTAAAAGGAAACAATATAAGAGCTATTGGGATTGGCGTCCCAGGAGTTGTAAAAAAAGGTGTAGTTAAAAATATACCAACTATAAAAAGTTGGGAAGGTATAAATTTAGAAAATTTAATAAAGAGTAAATACAATACTAAAGTATTTATAGAAAACGATACAAATATTACTACTATAGGAATTTATCAAAAACAGTATAAAGACGAATATAAAAATATGGCTCTTATGTATTTAGAAGATGGCATTGGCTCAGGTATAGTTATAAATGGTGAATTATATTTAGGTTATACAAATTTTGCTGGAGAATTAAGTTACCTAAATATAGAGTTTGGTAAGTACAACTACAATAATTTAAATCTTGAAGATTATATTATGAGTTTAAGAAAAAGATATTTAGAGAGTAACGATAATAAATTTAAAAAAGAACTTTTATCTATAATATCAAATTTCGTAAGAACTCTTGTATGTGTCTTAAATCCTCAAGCTATGATTATACAATGCAGTATATTGACTAAGACTGACATGGAATTTATAGAAAAAGATGTAAGTAAGAGTGTTGAAGAAGAAAATTTTCCTAAATTAATAAAAGTGGAGTCATTGAGAGAAGGAAGTATAAATGGAGTAATTAGTATGTGTTTAAAAGAAACTGACTATCAATATTCCTTATCTAATAAAAAAGGAGGATATTAATGTGAAATATTTGATTTCAATAGATGGAGGAGGAACAAAAACTAAATTTTGTGTAAGTGATTTAGATGGAAACATACTTAAAGAACATACCACTGGTTCAACTAATTATAAGTCAGTTGGAATTCATAAAACATATGAAAATATTAATAATGGATTTGAAAAAATATTAAAAGATTTGCATATTGATTATGACGATATTGAGTACACTGTATTTGGTATATCTGGGTATGATTCTCCTAATGATTATAAGATTATAATGGATGAAATATTAAAAATTGGGATTAATAAAGAAAAAATATATCTAGTAAATGATGCAGTCTTAGCTTTTTATGCACAAACTGATGCTCCTGGTCTAGTAATAGTAGCTGGTACAGGTTCAATTATATTAGGAATTAAAGAAGATGGAGAAATATATAGAGTTGGTGGATGGGGATACAATTTTAGCGATTTGGGTTCTGGATATGATATAGGAAGAAAATTATTAAAGAAAGTTTTACTTTATTGTGATGAATGTCATGAGTATAGTGACTTATTTAATTGTGTTTTGGATTTCTTTAGAGCAAATAGTTTTGAGCAACTTACATATATGATTACTGAGATAAATAATAATGTTGAAATAGCAAACTTAGCTTCATTAGTGATTGATTGTGCCAAACAAGGTGACAAATTGGCTATTGAAATATTAAGAGAGTCATCAACTGAACTGTCTAAATTAGCTCAAGTAATATTAAGTAAAATATCTAATTCAATGAAAAGGGATAAAAGCGAAATAAATATAGTTTTGTCTGGTGGTACGTTAAATAAAACTGTATATGCTCAAATGTTAATGAATAATTTAAAAACAGAAAATATAGATAAAAATTTAAACTTTATACTTCAAGAAAATCAGCCCGTATATGGAGGTATAAGACTTGCTATGGCATTAGCTAATAGGAGGGTCAAACATGGATAGAAAAAAAGTAATAGTACAAATTTTTACTGGGGGTTTTAAAAATAAAGAAATAAAATTTAATGATATAAAATGTAAGTTACTAGAATTACTGGACTGCATTGATGTAGAAAAGGTTATTATGGGTTGGAGTGTGGA of Clostridioides sp. ES-S-0054-01 contains these proteins:
- a CDS encoding PAS domain-containing protein: MDTHNKYVSFIKNIPVPFLYCRIIKRQGDIEYRVEYISKGMGKLLRLEEGSCDKNILDILPVFKSKKYFKELFSDEVDCIKRYIPTLKTWINIKKQIIGDSYIILYFGKIVFDYRQIIDSLDKKDKVAYIKDEEGIYIDCSENLIPILNNNIKTTKDIFGKNDIEVWGESTGKLFGDDYREGVSSKKKFLQSLLEYEETFFMVEKYFLYDEDELLGTIGIIDNIIYSGYSNKNYNSKDLMKMIEYSIPENMFYKDVYGNYIGFNSGFLNLACMNKAELLGKNSYKISEEEALIDKIFESDRGVVENKKVVTFELNINRNEENKCIEITKRPFFDNYGSVIGIIGTARDISRRKKLEEEIDKTRMEFFANLSHELKTPINLISSSLQVIEKKEADLIESNDTLKRNLGIIKQNGNRILRLVNNVIDFTKMQSGYLDFSPEESDIIAFIEDICMSVADFASQNNIQLTFDTEIEEFSMLFDSEKLERIILNLLSNGIKYNKENGKINIFLYVKDNVFNMKISDSGIGIPKEKIDKIFNRFEQIDNELSYRVKGSGIGLSLVKSLVELHEGSISLKSQLGIGSEFIVSLPARSKNNIEKYNYKREISNELSKKLEIEFSDL
- the hisD gene encoding histidinol dehydrogenase, translated to MKSIKISSTKEKVDEKVLREQVSSIIEDIRRDKDVALKKYNEKFDRNTRNEFRITKEEIKEAYKHVDDEFINNLKIAAENIREFAKAQKSSFESSFEKEIYPGVILGQTNIPIESCLAYVPGGQYPLFSTALMLIIPAKVAGVKRIVACSPTMKNTEDINPKTLVAMDIAGADEIYATGGVQAIAAFTYGTEKINPVDIIVGPGNKFVTEAKRQCYGQVGIDFVAGPSEVLIIADETSNPVYIAADLLAQCEHDLNARGILLTNSLEIAQEVEKNIEIMLKDLPTKDIAYSSWENNGEIILVDDIEEAIKISNFYAPEHLEVAVNKYDDICDRLTNYGSLFIGNLSAEVFGDYVSGTNHTLPTLKASRYTGGVWVGTFIKTCTKQIFNEKAIQSLAPVAEKLAKEEGLYAHAKAAEVRFKK
- a CDS encoding phospho-sugar mutase, with the translated sequence MDYTKTYEEWIKGSYFDEDTKLELEKIKNNEKEIEDRFYKDLEFGTAGLRGIIEAGTNRINKYTVRRATFGLANYILENTTKEEKNRGVVIAHDNRHKSREFCIESANTLAACGIKAYIFDSLRTTPELSFAVRNLNAIAGIVITASHNPPEYNGYKVYWEDGAQVMPEIANAITDKVNSIHDYSIIPTLSEDNKNLVVLLDESQDTKFIEAVKSQIIRKDLVKNVGKSFKIVYTPLCGTGNIPIRRALKEVGFENIIVVPEEENPDPNFAGLDYPNPEEKKALNRGILLAKEKGADLVIATDPDCDRVGVAVKTTTGEYALLTGNQIGGMLTHYIIEGLKENNKLKENSTMIKTIVTSEFGADIAKANNVDVLNVLTGFKFIGEKIKLFEQDKNRSYVFGYEESYGYLVGTHARDKDGVVSSLLISEMAAFYYSKGMSLYEGLIELYKKYGFFKEQTISLTLKGIEGVEKIKEIISYFRENQIDYINSIKVVDKKDYKNGIDNLPKSDVLKYFLEDESWVAIRPSGTEPKLKFYIAVKGVSDIEADKKIQGLKEYIDTMVEKLK
- a CDS encoding ROK family protein yields the protein MKNIVGKPQTIKKVNEDLIKNIIKNEGPITKPEISSITELSLATVNKIVEQLALKNEVKVSGLSESTGGRRAQLFEINANLEHIIALYYYRNSCIGVVANLLGEIIYQEEFNIRMDTYENVNQDTFFVIDTLIKKVKGNNIRAIGIGVPGVVKKGVVKNIPTIKSWEGINLENLIKSKYNTKVFIENDTNITTIGIYQKQYKDEYKNMALMYLEDGIGSGIVINGELYLGYTNFAGELSYLNIEFGKYNYNNLNLEDYIMSLRKRYLESNDNKFKKELLSIISNFVRTLVCVLNPQAMIIQCSILTKTDMEFIEKDVSKSVEEENFPKLIKVESLREGSINGVISMCLKETDYQYSLSNKKGGY
- a CDS encoding YihY/virulence factor BrkB family protein is translated as MFGIDKKLIEYIIAKSNYSELSSKSAEVSFFLMLSIFPFLIFTISSIAYIPILHLNKYIALFRNMMPEGAFAVLSSIIVSAIDNRNLKFLAVSFILTMWTFSRAVKALIKGMNRAYKVKETRSFFKILYISFLFTIMLLVLIFLSMIFLVYGEKIGYFIFNLIGLDEIFIKIWDILRYTVGIITIIVIFTLLYKYTPNKRLTIKESAPGAIFATFAWFLVSFLYSYYTNYYANYEVIYGSIAEIIVLMTWMYFSSWSIVIGYEVNSRLYFRKIRNEMLK
- a CDS encoding homoserine dehydrogenase, which produces MKNKVKIGVLGYGIVGSGLIDIIDNNKAKRNIEIVGILVNNLEKHKGKKYSNIITNNIDDIFNKDIDILVEVMGGLEPTLSYIKKALNDKIHVVTANKDLLAECGDELAKLASENKVSIKFEASVAGGIPVLKPIIESLEGNNIDSINAILNGTTNFILSKMYDENLSYDMALRQAQELGFAEANPESDVLGYDAARKLSILSTLAYDNRVYWKDVYLEGITDIDEKDIEYAKKLNCKIKLIGQSKYENDKVSAFVRPVLVEKDNILARIDNEFNAVIVNGDSVGEVSFVGKGAGSLATGSAVYSDIIDIIDNRVSSIDSFTKDKIQVNKIVREKCGALLRFKKCNKDEILDIVENCLVKFDVLNDDDELAIMVYADSEYEINNSLCLIKDKGYCEKMNKMLKIG
- a CDS encoding N-acetylglucosamine kinase, with translation MKYLISIDGGGTKTKFCVSDLDGNILKEHTTGSTNYKSVGIHKTYENINNGFEKILKDLHIDYDDIEYTVFGISGYDSPNDYKIIMDEILKIGINKEKIYLVNDAVLAFYAQTDAPGLVIVAGTGSIILGIKEDGEIYRVGGWGYNFSDLGSGYDIGRKLLKKVLLYCDECHEYSDLFNCVLDFFRANSFEQLTYMITEINNNVEIANLASLVIDCAKQGDKLAIEILRESSTELSKLAQVILSKISNSMKRDKSEINIVLSGGTLNKTVYAQMLMNNLKTENIDKNLNFILQENQPVYGGIRLAMALANRRVKHG